The Myxocyprinus asiaticus isolate MX2 ecotype Aquarium Trade chromosome 46, UBuf_Myxa_2, whole genome shotgun sequence genome includes the window GTCGCTTATTTAGAGCGGTAcaagtgcaacttttaaaaagTTCTGCTCATTTTGCTGCTGCCACTGATTGGGAGAAATGCATGCAGTCctgtatgtaaacaaactgggaaAATGAGATATGTCGCTcttgtgaagaccagcatctctgctttggcctgatgaagcatctaacatcaccatggattgtattacaCTTGCATATTCATTTTCaacattgtgtgtgttttcagctcatatcagcgtgcattgcttgtgaaccagtcacaatatgattcaagctttgtaaatggaactgttattgaaagatggcgcagttaaaattggactattCGATGAAACACCGCAAGTAACAAATTCGCCATTTAcgaatgtcatgactgtttgatagtttcaaaaatggctgatttcgaggggctgcacgaatgttagccaatcacaacagtgagcgtttacattgaagtcttaaagggccagacaaaaagagggccagaaacaggttggaaaattattatatatgactaaattatggctgttttggtgcaaaaaaacattactaacatagcagtggacctcagagaagataataaaattacatatatgacccctttaataaaatTCTCTGCATTATTTATGATTCCTTGTACTCTACAGCAAAAACAATTCCTTTGCTATCAGACAAAATCAATCAGACCCATTAACGAATCAATGTTTATAGTTGTACGGGTTTATGCCAATCAAATTGCTAGTGTGAGaaaaattgcatacattttaaacatgtaaacaGCATGAACACACCTGACAGGTGTAAAGCTGGAGAATTCAGCCCAACCCGTCTTTGCATCTGCACGGGAGTTTGGAGAGCTCCAACCCCCTGGGTTAGGCACTGCAGCCGGGGAGACAGACACAGGCGCACTCGGGTCCGTGGAGCTGCCTGTGTCCATGGGTATATCATCAAAATTTGCCGTCCACACTGGACCTGAACCAAAACCATATTCCGAGCAATGAGTTGTGATTCTTCCATCAGTTAAAGACTAAACAGTGGCAGATCTGGCCAATGTGCTTTCTATATTTGTTTTAGTACCGTCCCCAGTGTCCACTTCCATTCTGTCGTCTGATGTGGTGTTAGTGGACTCAAACGGGTCTCGTTTCCCATCCTCCTCCTCAGAGTCGGTGCTCTCCTCGCTGTCTGTACTACCTGAACTCCTGCAGGGGGGAAAAAGAGAAGTAAACCATGGAGAATCAAAAGAAAACAATGGCACGACAAAAAAAACGCTTCATATAAGTTTGTTACAAGGAGAAGGTTTGATACCTGGGGCGTCTCTGAGCTTCCGGGGCAAACGTGACATCTTTCTCATCCCAAATATCTTCCTCATCAGATCCAGCATCTTCAAACTGTTGAATCTTCTCTTTACAGCAGGCCTCAAAGAGTGCCATATTTGCCTAAAAGCACAGCaggaacaaaactaaaaaaacacaTCATGAGCTTTTCAATGAACTCATAGAACCACCATACAAATGAATACATTACTGACACAACACTGTTTTATTTAGACATCAACTTGCTTTGCTGTAGTAGTAGAAAACAGAGCTTAATACACCATAAAAAGGCTTGTGTCTAGCTAAACAGCATAGCAAATTACATACTTACACTTTCATTTGTATTCAAGGAAAAATTGATGTCTGATATTCTATCAAAGGGAATACTGCAAAGTTAGAGAGAACAGATTTCAGTTTGGCTACATCGTTTACACAATGACACCACACAACAACAGCTTAACACAGACCAGCATGCCATCACCGACAGCTTGACTAATAACAAAAAGAACCCCCCATTCATGTGTTAGGGTCACCACCACACCAGTCTTAAGAGCGAGTGACAATACAAAGAACGGTGTAATCTAGGTAATCTGATTGAGGACATAATGTATAATACAATCTAGAATGATTAATGATTTCATTCAATGATTTTCTATAACCCCCAaacactaataaaaataaaaacaccccTAACAAATCAGACAAAGCCCCATTAACAATGCTTAAGCCCCCAAATGATTGGTTACTGGGAAAATGGCAGTAAACCTGAAGAGAGTCATGCACTATTGGTACTTACTCCCCGACATCTTCCTGATCGGCAAACTCTTCGTCATTGAAGCCAAACTGCTCAATAAAATTGGACGTCATTTGTTGCATCTGATAATCAGAAAAGGCCTGGCAAACCCAGGACCAACGATAATGATATAGTCTTGACACTACAATGAAGCTTAATTTCAAAACAGCTGATAGCAGTTAAGTCTTACATCAAGCACTAAAAGCACCAACAGTTTAAATAGAAAGGCATTAGCTTTGAACTTAGATATTACAATATATAGCAGTTTTTGTAAGCTCATCCAGGCACAGACTTACTTGCTGTAAGGAGGAGTCCTGGTGGAACCCACTGTCTTTGAAATCTACCTCATCATCACTGGATGAGTGTATGTGGTGTGTGCTAACCTGAGAACAAAAGAAAGATTGTAGCTTATTCCCAAAAATAAGAAAACGAATACTGAaagaatacttaaaaaaaaaaaaaaaaaaacacctttaaaaaaTGGTTAATGCAGATTCCTATATAAACAGAATGTGGGGTGGTCGACAGCCAGTATAATATATGATATACATGAGGTTATTTTAATACAGGGCAAATTAAGATGTTTACCCATATGCTGAAATTAGACAAAATATTTACTCTAAAAATATAAAGTTGAATATAGAGACTAAATTAACTATatttgaaaaaaagaattgtgcattttccattcacaAGGCACACTTTACAAAATGGTTAAATAactgccagaagtttacatacacctcagccaaatacatttaaactctgtttttcacaactcctgacatttaatcatagaaaacattccctgtattaggtcatttaggatcactactttattttaagaatgtgaaatgtcagaataatagtagagagaattatttatatctctcatcacattcccagtgggtcagaagtttacatacactttgttagtatttggtagcattgcctttaaattgtttaacttgggtcaaacattttaggtatccttccacaagcttctcacaataagttgctggaattttggcccattcctccagaatgaactggtgtaactgagtcaggtttgtgggtatatcggattgaggtcaggactttatgatggccactccaataccttgactttgttgtccttaagccattttgcaacaactttggaggtatgctagGGGTCaatatccatttggaagacccatttgagagCTTTATCTTCTTGGCTGaagttttgagatgttgcttcaatatcacaattttccttcctcatgatgccatctattttgtgaagtgcaccagtccctcctgcagcaaagcacccctacaacatgatgctgccacccctacgcttcacggttgagatggtgttcttcgggttgcaagcctcaccctttttcctccaaacataacgatggtcattatggccaaacagttcaatttttgcttcattagaccagaggacatttctccaaaaagtaagatctttgtccctgtacgcacttgaaaactgtagtctggcttttttgtggtggttttggagcagtggcttcttccttgccaaGCAACCTTTTAGGTTATGTtgatacaggactcgttttactgtggatacagatacttgtctacctttttcttccagcattttcacaatgtcctttgcttTCTTGGattcatttgcacttttctcaccaaactacattcatttctaggacacagaatgcatctctttcccgagctgtatgatggctgcgtgatcccatggtgtttatacttgtgtactattgtttgtaaagatgaacatggtaccttcaggcatttggaaattgctcccaaggatgaaccagacttgtggaggtccaacatttttatttttctgaggtcttgactgatttattttgattttcccatgatgtcaagcaaagaggcactgagtttgaaggtaggccttaaaatacatcaacaagtacacctccaattcagtacacctcctatcagaagctaattggctaattgtctaaaggcttgacatcattttctggaattttctaagctgcttaaaggcacagataacctagtgtatgaaaacttcagacccactggaattgtgatatagacaatgaaaagtgaaacaatctgtctgtaaacaattgttggaaaaatcacttgtgtcatgcacaaagtagatgtcctaaatgacttgccaaaactatagtttgctaatattaaatatgtggagtggttaaaaacaagttaatgacttcaatctaagtgcatgtaaacttctgacttcaactatctttcataaaaaaataggTAACATTTACAGAAAGTACTGAACTGTTTAAATGTAGAGCTGCTTATAATGCATTGATATgataaattctaaaaaaaaaaaaaaaaaaaaaaagagcaatcaCTGGtgtcattgagaaaaaaaaaaaaaaaaaaaaaaagaaaaagaaaaagaaaaaaagccttgAGAACACTTACTAAATCTACAGTGTTTTTCTTGTTTGTATCTGATAGCTGTCCTGAAGTGAAGGCTTCCCATCGTTCCCTGTCCTCTTCTGGAAGCTCTGAAAGTGAAAATATTAAGTGGAAACAGCTTGGAAAAGAACATGAAAAACCAGAGAAACTTTTATACAGAACAAACcggagatgaactgctgaatttGTGCCCCATTGGGGCCCTTGTCACCGTTGTGGACTATAGAGTTTGCTATTCTGGTCAGGTGACCCATGTAACCTCGCCTTCGCCCACCCTCTGCCCTGTGAAAAGAGAGATAAAGGTTTATTAGAGgcctcttaaaataaaaaaaattataatcttaaAAAGACCTCAAAATTGATTAACAGGTAACAAATGCAATTTAAGGTTTACTCACTGTTCCTTCTCATTTGATCCCCAGGCATCAAGAATTCTTTGTATTAACTGGCACTTCTGAAAGAGCTGCAAATTAAAACAGAAGAGGACAGATCAAACTTGGAACTTATGTAAAACAATTATCTTGCATTGTGAAGAGAAGGCGTGTAGAGGAATAAACTCACATGTTTGATAAGGATATTTTCTCTTATGGGCTCTTGGTCATTTTCTCTGTTAATTTCAGGGGAGTCACTTTGGGTTGAAGGCATCGCTAAGATCATCGCCGTACAGATTTCTACTTGTGTGTGTAGAAAATTATTCCACAAGTATTTGAAGTACATATcctacagattaaaaaaaataaaaagagacattaattgaattagttattttgaaacatttatgaaTCTTGAATACAAACATGgaaagataaacattttaaaaaacctATCAACAATGACTTGATTTCCACAGAACATACTGTTTGCAGATGTGAATGCTTAACCAAATTATTGCCATCACATGATCCCATTGTACATATTTAAGGTGGTAACAAACCAAAAGTGTTACCATCAACTAAATAAACCAACCTCGTTTTTATTCAGGTAGCGAGCTATAAACATGTCAACAGATTAATAAATTTGCagagcaagattctcttcaaactggtGCTCTACCATAAAGGTTCGACTTGAAATTAAAAACTGTTAAATGGCAAGACAAAGTAAAATCAGTTTACAAAAATGCTCATTCTGAGAAAGCAACAGCTGTTGCATTATGATGTATTATGGAACGCAACATCACATGAAATTGAGCTTGCACAGCTAAAATAAACTGCATTCACGCACATACACGGAGTAGGTTTCAAGCATTAATCATGCTTCCAAAACTCACTAGTATGACTCCTAGAGTGTTGAGAGCTACGAGCTCCTGGTTGATGATATGCGTGTTGGTCTGCAGAAGGCTGGTCACTAATCGCACCACATTGAGGCGAGTGTTCCCCACCGGTGGATCCAACAACCCCCACGTAGTGTTCAAGACAGTTTTCTAATAgaaacaaacagtaaaaatgtattagatttGAATATGTTACTGAAAGTGATAATTTTTCAGAGACAGAAGAGTTTCATTTGTTTAGATGTATAATACTAAAAGCAAACTGTACAGAATCAAACTACTTTTTCTATGGAGGTTTGACTAAGTACATGCAAGACTCAACCTAGTTGTATTTGTACAGGCACAAAGTCTTCCTGCTATCTAAAGCTTAATGAAATTAGGAATTTGGAGATTATGGTCTAAGTGAGATCAGCTGATTTAAAGTGGCAAAGTTTAACTAACACACTGTTGAAGTCCTACAGCTCACCTTTGGGGGCTCGAGCAAAAGCTGGTGAAAATCTTTCAGTCTGGgtctgacagcatctaaaatactCTGATTGACAGAGAACGATGGATGGTTCATACCAGGAGGACAAATCTCCAGATGGCCTTCAAATCTAAAACAGAAAAGATGATATTCAGGCATGGAAACAGATTCAACATAACCTAAAACCAATAATGCACTCACGCTGGTCTCCGTGTCTCAAAGAGGGTTAGAAGAATCTGGATTACACTGACTATGGCAGACTCGTTCTTCTCTTTGTCAAAGATGTTAGACAGCAATTGCTCTACCGTCTCTTGTCTGAAAAGGAAGCcacatgattaattgcgatttTCAGGCCAACAACAAAAGGTGTCACTACAATTTTAGTGTGCCTGAAACTAGAGCTCAACCTTTATCTCTCCGAAAATGCCATTTTTCTAAAGTTACTGATCGAGGAATTAGTATGAACTTCATTGACACGGACAGACTCACTTCTCCAGTGTGCCCAGCAAGGGATCTGGCTCAGAACAGCCCTGGACCTGGAACATCTGATCCTTGCTCAGCCGAATGATCTCACAAAGCGACTGGGATGCGTTTGAGTGTCTCTGTGCAGAAGGAACAAGCAGTTATCATTAAGAAAAGTGATGTTCTTTAGGTTTCGTGAAGCATCTGACTAAAAGCACCACTTACTTCCTCATCCTGAGATGGGTGTACCATGTCTATCAGCCTCTGTATTACTTTCTCTTCGTTTAACCACTGCAGgagaataaatataaaaaaaattttaaaaaaagaaaacggaGAAGGAATTATGAGTGAGTGGATTAAATGGACTAAAATGGACTAATCCCTGATGACTTTCCTGCTGTATACAAATTATTAATATGCATAAAACAAAAACCTCATACTTGTTTTGTGCTTGAATGCACAATTCTACACATCATTGAAACCACTCGGACATCAAAACTTCATAGATTGCATTCTGTGATCACTCACATTTAATACATCTTGTCTAAGCTGCTGTGGCTCAATGCAGGTGAGCATCCTGAGCAGGAGGTCCATAATGGCCGAGGTCCCTATGTGTTTGATTATCAGATCTACAAAGTCTTCTCTCTTCCTGAGGAATTCCACGATCTAGAGGCAGATAGAAGATTCAGCATGCATTGCTAAATGCACCAAAACtcatgatcattcaaattcatttGGTTTTAATGTCTAATGAATTTTATCCAGTGTGGCTTTTCGCACACCTGCTCTGGTTTCCTCCCGATGAGAATGCTGAGGACCTTGCTGAAGAAACTTGCAAGCAGTGGGTTGAGGGGAGTCTCATTCTGTAGGAAGCTGTAGAGTTTCATCAGTAAACTTTCATCTTCACCCAGCTTGTCATTGATCTGGCCAACATCTGAGGTCAGGAGTTCACAGGATATGTTGGGATACCTTTAAATACAAAAAAGGACAAGGCATTAACATTCaaccatacaaaaaaaaaaaaaaaaaaaaaaaaaaaagctcaaatactgatccacaatgaaagtgaactacTGCAGTAAAGtgacaaaatcacagccaatcagaacatatttaatgtttaCCTCACAGCTATGTGGAGCACAATGCTAAATTGTTGTTAAATCACAGTGGCCGGGGCTACCAAAGCAAAGATGACAAATAGAAATGGACAACTGTTTCATTTGTCACAGTTATAGCTGGTTAGAACACAGTGTTaagccatgtgtgtgttttttttcttcttcaattaATAATCAGATGGGAGAAGTGTAACATATTTCAGTTTTAGCACTTAATTTTTACCCAAGAAAGAATTCTTACTTATATTTGATCTTCTCCTCCACATTGTCGCTGGGCTCCTGGGTGATGTAGCCCACAAGATCTTCCATGCACTGCGGCCTGACCAGGAAGTCAACAAGTTTGTGGTTCTGAGCCTTGCATTCCTGCAGGACGTCCTCCTCATCCATCACCTCTGTCAGCGTCACGTCATCTTTCTCCAGAAGCGTGTCGATGTGGGACGTTGTGTGCAGATCAAACTTCCAAAACATGGTGCTGCTGCAATATAAATGAACAGGAAGGAGTGGTTACAGAGTATTTGGTTACTATGGTTACAATACAGACTGAGGGCTCAAATTCTTTTTCACTGTCAAACTGAAAAGGAAATCAGGTGAATCTATATTTCCATAAACTTT containing:
- the ppp6r3 gene encoding serine/threonine-protein phosphatase 6 regulatory subunit 3 isoform X5 codes for the protein MFWKFDLHTTSHIDTLLEKDDVTLTEVMDEEDVLQECKAQNHKLVDFLVRPQCMEDLVGYITQEPSDNVEEKIKYKYPNISCELLTSDVGQINDKLGEDESLLMKLYSFLQNETPLNPLLASFFSKVLSILIGRKPEQIVEFLRKREDFVDLIIKHIGTSAIMDLLLRMLTCIEPQQLRQDVLNWLNEEKVIQRLIDMVHPSQDEERHSNASQSLCEIIRLSKDQMFQVQGCSEPDPLLGTLEKQETVEQLLSNIFDKEKNESAIVSVIQILLTLFETRRPAFEGHLEICPPGMNHPSFSVNQSILDAVRPRLKDFHQLLLEPPKKTVLNTTWGLLDPPVGNTRLNVVRLVTSLLQTNTHIINQELVALNTLGVILDMYFKYLWNNFLHTQVEICTAMILAMPSTQSDSPEINRENDQEPIRENILIKHLFQKCQLIQRILDAWGSNEKEQAEGGRRRGYMGHLTRIANSIVHNGDKGPNGAQIQQFISELPEEDRERWEAFTSGQLSDTNKKNTVDLVSTHHIHSSSDDEVDFKDSGFHQDSSLQQFGFNDEEFADQEDVGDIPFDRISDINFSLNTNESANMALFEACCKEKIQQFEDAGSDEEDIWDEKDVTFAPEAQRRPRSSGSTDSEESTDSEEEDGKRDPFESTNTTSDDRMEVDTGDGPVWTANFDDIPMDTGSSTDPSAPVSVSPAAVPNPGGWSSPNSRADAKTGWAEFSSFTPVSPKDPLRSNSPVAMETSVETVDPLGVNAPMQQENIDQWLSNETTPTSPRGKVGADSDPEEEPVSDRITETVTNGSMKETVSLTVDAKTETAVFKSEEEKRSTSEDASAKLLVAESGEPEKSNCPPSNCQKPGLKHLEEKAKATYDALNGPLEEMATIDEAKSEHGTATPEAAVNGPA
- the ppp6r3 gene encoding serine/threonine-protein phosphatase 6 regulatory subunit 3 isoform X4, which produces MFWKFDLHTTSHIDTLLEKDDVTLTEVMDEEDVLQECKAQNHKLVDFLVRPQCMEDLVGYITQEPSDNVEEKIKYKYPNISCELLTSDVGQINDKLGEDESLLMKLYSFLQNETPLNPLLASFFSKVLSILIGRKPEQIVEFLRKREDFVDLIIKHIGTSAIMDLLLRMLTCIEPQQLRQDVLNWLNEEKVIQRLIDMVHPSQDEERHSNASQSLCEIIRLSKDQMFQVQGCSEPDPLLGTLEKQETVEQLLSNIFDKEKNESAIVSVIQILLTLFETRRPAFEGHLEICPPGMNHPSFSVNQSILDAVRPRLKDFHQLLLEPPKKTVLNTTWGLLDPPVGNTRLNVVRLVTSLLQTNTHIINQELVALNTLGVILDMYFKYLWNNFLHTQVEICTAMILAMPSTQSDSPEINRENDQEPIRENILIKHLFQKCQLIQRILDAWGSNEKEQAEGGRRRGYMGHLTRIANSIVHNGDKGPNGAQIQQFISELPEEDRERWEAFTSGQLSDTNKKNTVDLVSTHHIHSSSDDEVDFKDSGFHQDSSLQQFGFNDEEFADQEDVGDIPFDRISDINFSLNTNESANMALFEACCKEKIQQFEDAGSDEEDIWDEKDVTFAPEAQRRPRSSGSTDSEESTDSEEEDGKRDPFESTNTTSDDRMEVDTGDGPVWTANFDDIPMDTGSSTDPSAPVSVSPAAVPNPGGWSSPNSRADAKTGWAEFSSFTPVSPKDPLRSNSPVAMETSVETVDPLGVNAPMQQENIDQWLSNETTPTSPRGKVGADSDPEEEPVSDRITETVTNGSMKETVSLTVDAKTETAVFKRVLKSYREEEKRSTSEDASAKLLVAESGEPEKSNCPPSNCQKPGLKHLEEKAKATYDALNGPLEEMATIDEAKSEHGTATPEAAVNGPA
- the ppp6r3 gene encoding serine/threonine-protein phosphatase 6 regulatory subunit 3 isoform X1 — protein: MFWKFDLHTTSHIDTLLEKDDVTLTEVMDEEDVLQECKAQNHKLVDFLVRPQCMEDLVGYITQEPSDNVEEKIKYKYPNISCELLTSDVGQINDKLGEDESLLMKLYSFLQNETPLNPLLASFFSKVLSILIGRKPEQIVEFLRKREDFVDLIIKHIGTSAIMDLLLRMLTCIEPQQLRQDVLNWLNEEKVIQRLIDMVHPSQDEERHSNASQSLCEIIRLSKDQMFQVQGCSEPDPLLGTLEKQETVEQLLSNIFDKEKNESAIVSVIQILLTLFETRRPAFEGHLEICPPGMNHPSFSVNQSILDAVRPRLKDFHQLLLEPPKKTVLNTTWGLLDPPVGNTRLNVVRLVTSLLQTNTHIINQELVALNTLGVILDMYFKYLWNNFLHTQVEICTAMILAMPSTQSDSPEINRENDQEPIRENILIKHLFQKCQLIQRILDAWGSNEKEQAEGGRRRGYMGHLTRIANSIVHNGDKGPNGAQIQQFISELPEEDRERWEAFTSGQLSDTNKKNTVDLVSTHHIHSSSDDEVDFKDSGFHQDSSLQQAFSDYQMQQMTSNFIEQFGFNDEEFADQEDVGDIPFDRISDINFSLNTNESANMALFEACCKEKIQQFEDAGSDEEDIWDEKDVTFAPEAQRRPRSSGSTDSEESTDSEEEDGKRDPFESTNTTSDDRMEVDTGDGPVWTANFDDIPMDTGSSTDPSAPVSVSPAAVPNPGGWSSPNSRADAKTGWAEFSSFTPVSPKDPLRSNSPVAMETSVETVDPLGVNAPMQQENIDQWLSNETTPTSPRGKVGADSDPEEEPVSDRITETVTNGSMKETVSLTVDAKTETAVFKRVLKSYREEEKRSTSEDASAKLLVAESGEPEKSNCPPSNCQKPGLKHLEEKAKATYDALNGPLEEMATIDEAKSEHGTATPEAAVNGPA
- the ppp6r3 gene encoding serine/threonine-protein phosphatase 6 regulatory subunit 3 isoform X6, with product MFWKFDLHTTSHIDTLLEKDDVTLTEVMDEEDVLQECKAQNHKLVDFLVRPQCMEDLVGYITQEPSDNVEEKIKYKYPNISCELLTSDVGQINDKLGEDESLLMKLYSFLQNETPLNPLLASFFSKVLSILIGRKPEQIVEFLRKREDFVDLIIKHIGTSAIMDLLLRMLTCIEPQQLRQDVLNWLNEEKVIQRLIDMVHPSQDEERHSNASQSLCEIIRLSKDQMFQVQGCSEPDPLLGTLEKQETVEQLLSNIFDKEKNESAIVSVIQILLTLFETRRPAFEGHLEICPPGMNHPSFSVNQSILDAVRPRLKDFHQLLLEPPKKTVLNTTWGLLDPPVGNTRLNVVRLVTSLLQTNTHIINQELVALNTLGVILDMYFKYLWNNFLHTQVEICTAMILAMPSTQSDSPEINRENDQEPIRENILIKHLFQKCQLIQRILDAWGSNEKEQAEGGRRRGYMGHLTRIANSIVHNGDKGPNGAQIQQFISELPEEDRERWEAFTSGQLSDTNKKNTVDLVSTHHIHSSSDDEVDFKDSGFHQDSSLQQMQQMTSNFIEQFGFNDEEFADQEDVGDIPFDRISDINFSLNTNESANMALFEACCKEKIQQFEDAGSDEEDIWDEKDVTFAPEAQRRPRSSGSTDSEESTDSEEEDGKRDPFESTNTTSDDRMEVDTGDGPVWTANFDDIPMDTGSSTDPSAPVSVSPAAVPNPGGWSSPNSRADAKTGWAEFSSFTPVSPKDPLRSNSPVAMETSVETVDPLGVNAPMQQENIDQWLSNETTPTSPRGKVGADSDPEEEPVSDRITETVTNGSMKETVSLTVDAKTETAVFKSEEEKRSTSEDASAKLLVAESGEPEKSNCPPSNCQKPGLKHLEEKAKATYDALNGPLEEMATIDEAKSEHGTATPEAAVNGPA
- the ppp6r3 gene encoding serine/threonine-protein phosphatase 6 regulatory subunit 3 isoform X3, translated to MFWKFDLHTTSHIDTLLEKDDVTLTEVMDEEDVLQECKAQNHKLVDFLVRPQCMEDLVGYITQEPSDNVEEKIKYKYPNISCELLTSDVGQINDKLGEDESLLMKLYSFLQNETPLNPLLASFFSKVLSILIGRKPEQIVEFLRKREDFVDLIIKHIGTSAIMDLLLRMLTCIEPQQLRQDVLNWLNEEKVIQRLIDMVHPSQDEERHSNASQSLCEIIRLSKDQMFQVQGCSEPDPLLGTLEKQETVEQLLSNIFDKEKNESAIVSVIQILLTLFETRRPAFEGHLEICPPGMNHPSFSVNQSILDAVRPRLKDFHQLLLEPPKKTVLNTTWGLLDPPVGNTRLNVVRLVTSLLQTNTHIINQELVALNTLGVILDMYFKYLWNNFLHTQVEICTAMILAMPSTQSDSPEINRENDQEPIRENILIKHLFQKCQLIQRILDAWGSNEKEQAEGGRRRGYMGHLTRIANSIVHNGDKGPNGAQIQQFISELPEEDRERWEAFTSGQLSDTNKKNTVDLVSTHHIHSSSDDEVDFKDSGFHQDSSLQQMQQMTSNFIEQFGFNDEEFADQEDVGDIPFDRISDINFSLNTNESANMALFEACCKEKIQQFEDAGSDEEDIWDEKDVTFAPEAQRRPRSSGSTDSEESTDSEEEDGKRDPFESTNTTSDDRMEVDTGDGPVWTANFDDIPMDTGSSTDPSAPVSVSPAAVPNPGGWSSPNSRADAKTGWAEFSSFTPVSPKDPLRSNSPVAMETSVETVDPLGVNAPMQQENIDQWLSNETTPTSPRGKVGADSDPEEEPVSDRITETVTNGSMKETVSLTVDAKTETAVFKRVLKSYREEEKRSTSEDASAKLLVAESGEPEKSNCPPSNCQKPGLKHLEEKAKATYDALNGPLEEMATIDEAKSEHGTATPEAAVNGPA
- the ppp6r3 gene encoding serine/threonine-protein phosphatase 6 regulatory subunit 3 isoform X2, whose translation is MFWKFDLHTTSHIDTLLEKDDVTLTEVMDEEDVLQECKAQNHKLVDFLVRPQCMEDLVGYITQEPSDNVEEKIKYKYPNISCELLTSDVGQINDKLGEDESLLMKLYSFLQNETPLNPLLASFFSKVLSILIGRKPEQIVEFLRKREDFVDLIIKHIGTSAIMDLLLRMLTCIEPQQLRQDVLNWLNEEKVIQRLIDMVHPSQDEERHSNASQSLCEIIRLSKDQMFQVQGCSEPDPLLGTLEKQETVEQLLSNIFDKEKNESAIVSVIQILLTLFETRRPAFEGHLEICPPGMNHPSFSVNQSILDAVRPRLKDFHQLLLEPPKKTVLNTTWGLLDPPVGNTRLNVVRLVTSLLQTNTHIINQELVALNTLGVILDMYFKYLWNNFLHTQVEICTAMILAMPSTQSDSPEINRENDQEPIRENILIKHLFQKCQLIQRILDAWGSNEKEQAEGGRRRGYMGHLTRIANSIVHNGDKGPNGAQIQQFISELPEEDRERWEAFTSGQLSDTNKKNTVDLVSTHHIHSSSDDEVDFKDSGFHQDSSLQQAFSDYQMQQMTSNFIEQFGFNDEEFADQEDVGDIPFDRISDINFSLNTNESANMALFEACCKEKIQQFEDAGSDEEDIWDEKDVTFAPEAQRRPRSSGSTDSEESTDSEEEDGKRDPFESTNTTSDDRMEVDTGDGPVWTANFDDIPMDTGSSTDPSAPVSVSPAAVPNPGGWSSPNSRADAKTGWAEFSSFTPVSPKDPLRSNSPVAMETSVETVDPLGVNAPMQQENIDQWLSNETTPTSPRGKVGADSDPEEEPVSDRITETVTNGSMKETVSLTVDAKTETAVFKSEEEKRSTSEDASAKLLVAESGEPEKSNCPPSNCQKPGLKHLEEKAKATYDALNGPLEEMATIDEAKSEHGTATPEAAVNGPA